A genomic window from Erythrobacter sp. BLCC-B19 includes:
- a CDS encoding alpha/beta hydrolase family protein has product MRLLPLFLLAACTPAISATEEAPPPVQPNNATYGTDANLTASKPDAILRYADHARGFAELRLPPGDGPFPLAVIYHGGCWKTGIASQAYMAPLATRWQEQGIATLNVDYREVGDGGGWPGSFEDWAASARLIDEIAAKYPIDRARVTLVGHSAGGLPAVWLASASGEGGPVGTRAPTRARAAIVLDGPGDVGPEQPAFDALCQFAAVAPFMGDAPAAAPQRYGAISPAAHAPQLAALLFVQAKLPAPSAATQGALAARGAEVTVRENAGASHFAIITPGHPIYTANEAAMLAVLKGTD; this is encoded by the coding sequence ATGCGCCTTCTGCCGCTGTTCCTGCTCGCCGCCTGCACCCCGGCCATCTCCGCAACCGAGGAGGCTCCGCCGCCCGTGCAGCCCAATAATGCGACCTATGGCACCGACGCCAATCTCACCGCCTCCAAGCCGGACGCGATCCTGCGCTATGCCGACCACGCCCGAGGCTTTGCCGAATTGCGGCTGCCCCCAGGAGACGGCCCGTTTCCGCTGGCGGTGATCTATCATGGCGGATGCTGGAAGACCGGTATCGCCTCGCAGGCCTACATGGCCCCGCTCGCCACGCGGTGGCAGGAGCAGGGCATCGCCACGCTCAATGTCGATTACCGCGAGGTGGGCGATGGCGGCGGGTGGCCGGGGTCGTTCGAGGACTGGGCGGCATCGGCCAGGCTGATCGACGAGATCGCAGCAAAGTATCCCATCGACCGCGCGCGCGTCACGCTGGTGGGCCATTCGGCAGGCGGTCTGCCCGCCGTGTGGCTGGCGAGCGCGAGCGGCGAGGGCGGGCCGGTCGGCACCCGCGCTCCCACCAGGGCGCGCGCCGCCATCGTGCTTGACGGGCCGGGCGATGTCGGGCCGGAGCAGCCTGCCTTCGACGCGCTGTGCCAGTTTGCGGCCGTCGCGCCGTTCATGGGCGATGCGCCCGCTGCCGCGCCGCAGCGCTACGGCGCAATTTCGCCCGCCGCCCATGCGCCGCAGCTCGCCGCCTTGCTGTTCGTGCAGGCGAAGCTCCCCGCCCCCTCCGCCGCCACGCAAGGCGCGCTGGCTGCGCGCGGGGCAGAGGTAACGGTGCGCGAGAACGCAGGCGCAAGCCACTTCGCCATCATCACCCCCGGCCATCCGATCTACACCGCCAACGAGGCGGCGATGCTGGCGGTGCTCAAGGGCACGGACTGA
- a CDS encoding glycosyltransferase family 2 protein, whose product MRIAIITPYWQEPRAVIERCIASVAGQTIACDHLLVADGAPHDWLDTAPVRHLRLDRNHGDYGNVARGIGALLAAGEGYDAIGFLDADNRIDPDHAALCLAAVGTQGAGADVDVVIARRRFELPDGTGVALADDPDLIDTNCLFLLPGAYPVIARWALVPAPLATIGDRVFHAALVSAGCRMAHTARQSVTYVSQWVAHYAASGGAVPDDARAIDLDAIALWVAALSPEERRALERRVGARIALA is encoded by the coding sequence ATGCGTATCGCCATCATCACGCCCTATTGGCAGGAGCCGCGCGCCGTGATCGAACGCTGCATCGCCAGCGTCGCGGGGCAGACCATCGCGTGCGATCATCTTCTCGTGGCGGATGGTGCACCGCATGACTGGCTCGACACAGCGCCCGTGCGGCACTTGCGGCTCGACCGCAATCACGGCGACTATGGCAATGTCGCGCGCGGGATCGGAGCCTTGCTTGCGGCGGGCGAGGGCTATGATGCGATCGGCTTTCTCGATGCCGATAACCGGATCGATCCCGACCATGCGGCGCTGTGCCTGGCGGCGGTGGGGACGCAGGGCGCTGGCGCCGATGTCGATGTCGTGATCGCCCGGCGCCGCTTCGAACTGCCCGATGGCACCGGCGTGGCGCTCGCCGATGATCCTGACCTGATCGACACCAACTGCCTGTTTCTGCTGCCCGGCGCCTATCCGGTGATTGCGCGTTGGGCGCTGGTTCCCGCACCCTTGGCCACAATCGGCGACCGGGTGTTCCACGCGGCGCTGGTCTCGGCCGGTTGCCGCATGGCCCACACTGCCCGCCAGAGTGTGACCTATGTCAGCCAGTGGGTGGCGCATTATGCCGCGAGCGGGGGAGCGGTGCCCGATGATGCCCGTGCCATTGATCTGGATGCCATCGCCCTATGGGTCGCCGCGCTTTCTCCTGAAGAGCGCCGCGCGCTCGAAAGGCGCGTTGGCGCGCGGATCGCGCTGGCATAG
- a CDS encoding RNA polymerase sigma factor: MKDPAAFAARELALAIMAARPRVVAALAAHLRDLDAAEDAFSAAAARALALPEPPRDVPAWLFVAAKRQALDGLRRADAAARTAEALAQVSDMAEILHLPEPIPDERLRLLFICCHPAIAAEARAALALKVICGLPVAQIARLFVVSEPTMFQRITRAKTKVREAGIAFELPPRKAWPERLGAVLLALELAFTAAYADAGGELSADLGEDLGAEVEHLALLVAELLPQEPEALGLAALVLLARSRKGARLDGEGAMVPLSQQDVTRWSYSRIEYAQGLMERAQRIGRSGPYQVMAAIQLTHTRRAFDGVVDWSAVLRLYDVLLVLRPSPMVALSRALALAQIHGAEAGLAALDALPADRLALARPWHVARADLLAKAGRPEEAAAALDAALALGPPRAERLWLEQRRARLG; the protein is encoded by the coding sequence GTGAAAGACCCCGCAGCCTTTGCCGCGCGCGAGCTGGCGCTGGCGATCATGGCGGCGCGGCCCCGGGTGGTGGCCGCGCTTGCCGCGCACTTGCGCGATCTCGATGCGGCAGAGGATGCCTTCAGCGCCGCTGCCGCGCGTGCGCTGGCCCTGCCCGAGCCCCCGCGCGATGTGCCCGCGTGGCTGTTCGTCGCCGCCAAGCGTCAGGCGCTCGACGGGTTGCGCCGCGCCGATGCCGCAGCGCGCACAGCCGAGGCGCTTGCACAGGTGTCCGATATGGCCGAGATTCTGCACCTTCCCGAACCGATCCCGGACGAGCGGCTGCGGCTCTTGTTCATCTGCTGCCACCCCGCCATCGCCGCCGAGGCGCGCGCGGCGCTCGCCCTGAAGGTGATCTGCGGCTTGCCGGTGGCACAGATTGCCCGGCTGTTCGTGGTGAGCGAGCCGACCATGTTCCAGCGCATCACCCGCGCCAAGACCAAGGTGCGCGAGGCGGGGATCGCCTTCGAACTCCCGCCGCGCAAGGCGTGGCCCGAGCGGTTGGGCGCGGTGCTGCTGGCCTTGGAACTCGCCTTTACCGCCGCTTATGCCGATGCCGGCGGCGAGCTGTCGGCGGATCTGGGCGAGGATCTCGGCGCGGAGGTTGAGCACCTTGCGCTGCTGGTCGCCGAATTGCTGCCGCAGGAGCCCGAGGCGCTGGGGCTCGCCGCACTGGTGCTGCTCGCCCGCTCGCGCAAGGGGGCGCGGCTGGACGGGGAGGGCGCGATGGTGCCGCTCTCGCAGCAGGATGTGACCCGCTGGAGCTATTCGCGGATCGAATATGCGCAAGGCTTGATGGAGCGTGCGCAGCGGATCGGACGTTCTGGGCCCTATCAGGTGATGGCGGCGATCCAGCTGACGCACACCCGCCGCGCTTTCGACGGGGTGGTCGATTGGTCGGCGGTGTTGCGGCTGTATGATGTGCTGCTGGTGCTGCGCCCTTCGCCGATGGTGGCGCTCTCTCGCGCGCTGGCGCTGGCGCAGATTCATGGGGCCGAGGCCGGGCTGGCGGCCCTCGATGCGCTGCCGGCCGACCGGCTCGCGCTGGCCCGGCCGTGGCACGTCGCACGCGCCGATCTGCTGGCGAAGGCAGGCCGCCCCGAGGAGGCCGCCGCCGCGCTCGATGCGGCGCTCGCCCTCGGCCCGCCGCGCGCTGAACGCCTGTGGCTGGAGCAGCGCCGCGCGAGGCTAGGCTAG
- a CDS encoding sterol desaturase family protein encodes MTIPADPATLEYATNRVADHFMFGIYFDLSRYLIAAGVLTVLLLVFRGFAEIRRIQVGRRANRADYQREILSSMRTVVVYAVVTLAILVGRETGVILLKLQNATAWTIAWQVVLMVLAHDAWFYWAHRAMHSKRLFRATHLHHHKSRTPTPWTAYSFTMTEAVIEVAFVPVFLFVTSQLGIAYAGYAILIFIWHQMIRNVMAHAGSELFPAGWVDNPWTDWIATTTHHDLHHSSGHNFGFYFTWWDRWMGTEHPRYREAFREVTTRQRGAQPVAEPAE; translated from the coding sequence ATGACCATTCCCGCCGATCCCGCCACGCTCGAATATGCCACCAACCGGGTGGCGGATCATTTCATGTTCGGCATCTATTTCGATCTCAGCCGCTACCTGATCGCGGCGGGGGTGTTGACGGTGTTGCTGCTGGTCTTCCGGGGCTTTGCCGAAATCCGCCGTATTCAGGTGGGCCGGCGCGCGAACCGCGCCGATTACCAGCGCGAGATCCTGTCATCGATGCGGACGGTGGTGGTCTATGCGGTCGTCACCCTTGCGATTCTTGTGGGGCGCGAGACGGGGGTGATCCTGCTCAAGCTCCAGAATGCGACGGCGTGGACCATCGCCTGGCAGGTCGTGCTGATGGTGCTGGCGCATGACGCATGGTTTTACTGGGCGCACCGGGCGATGCACTCCAAGCGGCTGTTCCGCGCCACCCACCTCCACCACCACAAGTCGCGCACGCCCACGCCGTGGACCGCCTATAGCTTCACCATGACCGAGGCGGTGATCGAGGTCGCCTTCGTGCCGGTGTTCCTGTTTGTCACCAGCCAGCTGGGCATTGCCTATGCCGGCTATGCGATCCTGATCTTCATCTGGCACCAGATGATCCGCAACGTGATGGCGCACGCGGGCAGCGAGCTGTTCCCCGCAGGCTGGGTCGACAATCCGTGGACCGACTGGATCGCGACCACCACGCACCACGACCTGCACCATTCCTCGGGCCACAATTTCGGCTTCTATTTCACCTGGTGGGATCGCTGGATGGGCACTGAGCACCCGCGCTACCGTGAGGCGTTCCGTGAGGTGACGACCCGCCAGCGCGGCGCGCAGCCTGTGGCCGAGCCTGCCGAATAG
- the ligA gene encoding NAD-dependent DNA ligase LigA has product MGIEGLSEADAANELMRLARQIAHHDRLYHAEDSPEITDAEYDALVRRNAALEAAFPHLIREDSPSRKVGHQIAASPLGKVVHEVRMMSLDNAFSPQEVAEWLARMRRFLNLPDDAPLACTAEDKIDGLSCSLRYENGKLVRAATRGDGQVGEDVTANVAHIPDIPQQLPAGVPQVFEVRGEVYMEKQAFAALNAAQQEVGGKLFANPRNAAAGSLRQKDASVTAKRPLRFWAHGWGAASAVPGATQSEVVAKLREWGFPVSPLFVTIEGGADELVAHFDAIGAARPGLAYDIDGVVYKLDRLDWQERLGFVAKAPRWALAHKFPAERAETTVEAIDIQVGRTGKLTPVGRLAPVLVGGVTVTNVTLHNRDEIARLGLRVGDRVVIQRAGDVIPQVVENLTREEERPAFAFPDHCPECGSEAVAEEGEVDVRCTGGLICPAQRTQRLEHFVSRKALDIEGLGEKTIAQFFALGWLESPADIFRLKERRANILGLEGWQEKSVDNLLAAIEAKRTPDAARLLFALGIRHVGEVTARDLMKHFHELPRIREAAEYLNKWFRAEGGARLKPPKDDDRYLAFISIDGVGDAVVESFRDFFHEPHNVAVWDDLLSQVTPPRYEVKTVASRVAGKTVVFTGKLETMSRDEAKAQAERLGAKAAGSVSAKTDLLVAGPGAGSKLKKAAELGIEVTDEAGWAAIVAEALG; this is encoded by the coding sequence ATGGGAATCGAAGGACTGTCCGAGGCGGATGCCGCCAATGAACTGATGCGGCTTGCCCGTCAGATCGCGCACCATGACCGGCTCTATCACGCCGAAGACAGTCCCGAGATCACCGATGCCGAATATGACGCGCTGGTGCGCCGCAATGCCGCGCTGGAGGCGGCCTTCCCGCACCTGATCCGCGAGGATTCGCCATCGCGCAAGGTCGGCCACCAGATCGCCGCCTCGCCGCTCGGCAAGGTGGTGCATGAGGTTCGGATGATGAGCCTCGACAATGCCTTCTCTCCGCAGGAGGTGGCCGAATGGCTTGCGCGGATGCGGCGCTTCCTCAACCTACCCGACGATGCCCCGCTCGCCTGCACGGCGGAGGACAAGATCGACGGCCTGTCCTGCTCGCTCCGCTACGAGAACGGCAAGCTGGTGCGCGCCGCCACGCGCGGCGATGGGCAGGTGGGCGAGGACGTGACGGCGAACGTTGCGCATATCCCCGACATCCCGCAGCAGCTCCCCGCTGGCGTGCCGCAAGTGTTCGAGGTGCGCGGCGAAGTCTATATGGAAAAACAGGCCTTTGCTGCACTCAATGCTGCGCAGCAAGAGGTAGGCGGCAAGCTGTTTGCCAACCCGCGCAATGCCGCTGCCGGATCGCTGCGTCAGAAGGATGCGAGCGTCACGGCCAAGCGCCCCTTGCGGTTCTGGGCGCATGGCTGGGGCGCGGCGTCGGCGGTGCCGGGAGCAACGCAGAGCGAGGTGGTGGCAAAGCTCCGCGAATGGGGTTTCCCGGTCTCGCCGCTGTTCGTGACGATCGAGGGCGGGGCAGACGAACTGGTCGCGCACTTCGATGCCATCGGTGCCGCGCGTCCGGGCCTTGCCTATGATATCGACGGGGTCGTCTACAAGCTCGACCGGCTCGACTGGCAGGAGCGTCTCGGCTTCGTGGCGAAAGCCCCGCGCTGGGCGCTGGCGCACAAGTTCCCGGCTGAACGCGCGGAAACGACGGTTGAAGCCATCGACATTCAGGTGGGCCGCACCGGCAAGCTCACGCCCGTGGGCCGCCTCGCGCCGGTGCTGGTCGGCGGGGTGACGGTGACCAATGTCACGCTTCACAACCGCGACGAGATTGCGCGTCTTGGCCTGAGGGTCGGCGACCGCGTGGTGATCCAGCGCGCGGGCGATGTGATCCCGCAGGTGGTCGAGAACCTGACGCGGGAGGAGGAACGCCCCGCTTTCGCGTTCCCCGATCATTGCCCCGAATGCGGGTCGGAAGCGGTCGCCGAGGAAGGCGAGGTCGATGTACGCTGCACCGGCGGGCTGATCTGCCCGGCGCAGCGCACCCAGCGGCTCGAACATTTCGTCAGCCGCAAGGCCTTGGACATCGAGGGGCTGGGCGAGAAGACCATCGCGCAGTTCTTCGCGCTCGGGTGGCTGGAAAGCCCGGCGGATATCTTCCGGCTGAAGGAACGCCGCGCAAACATTCTCGGCCTTGAAGGCTGGCAGGAGAAGTCGGTCGATAATCTTCTCGCCGCGATCGAGGCCAAGCGCACGCCCGATGCCGCGCGGCTGCTCTTCGCGCTCGGTATCCGGCACGTGGGCGAGGTCACGGCGCGCGATCTGATGAAGCATTTTCACGAGCTTCCGAGAATTCGCGAGGCGGCTGAATACTTGAACAAGTGGTTCCGGGCGGAAGGCGGCGCTCGCCTCAAGCCCCCGAAAGATGATGACAGATACCTCGCCTTCATTTCGATTGATGGCGTGGGCGATGCGGTGGTGGAGTCGTTCCGAGACTTCTTTCACGAACCGCACAACGTTGCCGTCTGGGACGATCTGCTCAGCCAGGTCACCCCGCCGCGCTATGAGGTCAAGACCGTCGCCTCTCGCGTCGCGGGCAAGACCGTGGTGTTCACCGGCAAGCTTGAAACCATGAGCCGCGACGAGGCCAAGGCGCAGGCCGAACGCCTGGGCGCGAAGGCGGCGGGGAGCGTTTCGGCCAAGACCGATCTGCTGGTCGCCGGGCCGGGGGCGGGCTCGAAACTCAAGAAGGCCGCCGAACTCGGGATCGAGGTGACCGACGAGGCAGGCTGGGCGGCGATCGTGGCTGAGGCGCTGGGTTAG
- a CDS encoding YciI family protein encodes MQFMLMINEDESVYAGPEGAALMEATLAGHMKLAEDLAAANIWFSGERLKPAATATTIRWADGAETLHDGPFAETHEELGGFYIIDVASLDEALAWARRIPVPKGGIEVRPVWPMEG; translated from the coding sequence ATGCAATTCATGCTGATGATCAACGAGGACGAGAGCGTCTACGCCGGCCCCGAGGGTGCCGCGCTGATGGAAGCGACGCTGGCCGGGCACATGAAGCTGGCCGAGGATCTGGCAGCGGCCAATATCTGGTTCTCGGGCGAGCGCTTGAAGCCTGCCGCCACTGCGACCACGATCCGCTGGGCCGATGGGGCCGAAACCCTGCATGACGGCCCCTTTGCCGAGACTCACGAGGAATTGGGCGGGTTCTACATCATCGATGTCGCCAGTCTCGACGAGGCGCTTGCCTGGGCGCGGCGCATTCCGGTTCCCAAGGGCGGGATCGAGGTGCGCCCGGTCTGGCCGATGGAGGGGTGA
- a CDS encoding AraC family transcriptional regulator, with protein MIERIDIAVRLVACGASLLLLVLLLAGEIRRGLKLPLAGLLVGSIGYLSNSTSQFFYGDPTSLPLGDFLSIFTPYFTWLFARRVLERDPLRLATWGALAVLIGAWLVGYLLAPEMKVGFIVIHVTGLALVADLFRVALLEREDDLVEQRRMFRLWLPLLVAAQAGGILGYELITGRGSAMGGDPVVQLVNAVLILAVTLFAGKTLLAPEPELLVRSQPSPTGEDSEAEGEPARPLPALSPSEVVLKQKLEALMAAGVYRTPGLSIAGLAERLGAPEHRLRALINQRLGYRNFSAFLNRYRIAEARAILADRDKVDLPVLTVAMDLGYNSLPPFNRAFRTETGQTPTDYRRAAIGQN; from the coding sequence ATGATCGAGCGGATCGACATCGCAGTGCGGCTGGTCGCCTGCGGGGCGAGCCTGCTGCTGCTGGTGCTGCTGCTCGCAGGCGAGATCCGCCGCGGGCTCAAGCTGCCGCTCGCCGGGCTGCTGGTCGGCTCGATCGGCTACCTGTCCAATTCGACCTCGCAGTTCTTCTATGGCGATCCGACCTCGCTGCCGCTGGGCGATTTCCTGTCGATCTTCACGCCCTACTTCACCTGGCTGTTCGCGCGCCGGGTGCTTGAACGCGATCCTCTGCGCCTGGCGACATGGGGCGCGCTGGCGGTGCTGATCGGGGCATGGCTGGTGGGCTATCTCCTCGCGCCCGAGATGAAGGTGGGCTTCATCGTCATCCACGTCACCGGCCTTGCGCTGGTCGCCGACCTGTTCCGCGTCGCCCTGCTGGAGCGCGAGGACGATCTGGTCGAACAGCGCCGCATGTTTCGCCTGTGGCTGCCGCTGCTGGTGGCGGCGCAGGCGGGGGGCATCCTCGGCTATGAACTGATCACCGGGCGCGGCAGCGCGATGGGGGGCGATCCGGTGGTGCAGCTGGTCAATGCAGTGCTGATCCTTGCGGTGACGCTGTTCGCGGGCAAGACCCTGCTGGCCCCCGAGCCCGAACTGCTGGTCCGCAGCCAGCCCTCGCCCACCGGGGAAGACAGCGAGGCCGAAGGCGAACCCGCAAGGCCGCTGCCCGCCCTGTCACCGAGCGAGGTGGTGCTGAAGCAGAAGCTCGAAGCCTTGATGGCGGCGGGGGTCTATCGCACCCCCGGCCTGTCGATCGCCGGCCTTGCCGAGCGCCTCGGCGCGCCCGAACACCGCCTGCGCGCGCTGATCAACCAGCGGCTGGGCTATCGCAACTTTTCGGCTTTCCTGAACCGCTACCGCATCGCCGAGGCGCGCGCGATTCTCGCCGACCGCGACAAGGTCGATCTGCCGGTGCTGACGGTGGCGATGGACCTCGGCTACAACTCGCTGCCCCCCTTCAACCGCGCCTTCCGCACCGAGACCGGGCAGACCCCCACTGACTACCGCCGCGCCGCCATCGGTCAGAACTGA
- a CDS encoding alpha/beta hydrolase: MMKPVISLMALAATLAACAPKEPVAEALAAPDPRFAVTDTADYDPVTVNQLPADPPTLKVAYGTASERQYGELRMPKGKGPFPLAVLYHGGCWAGMGGTVNLAPLASFLARNGVATWSPSYRELGSDGGWPNTFSDWAQGLIHVKALAKSYPLDLSRITVMGHSAGVTPVMWLPTGHKGDTAISADLPPIRAAVALDGPLRIGDFVGIDQAVCGQPVIAAMMGGTPAEQPTRYAMLDPLVNKPLVGRLLVVDGALPEPDPALIAGLRAQGIAVEVIRVAQDQHFNHLVPGTADFAAIGPALLDIAGGR, from the coding sequence ATGATGAAGCCTGTCATTTCATTGATGGCTCTGGCCGCGACGCTGGCCGCCTGCGCGCCAAAGGAACCGGTCGCCGAGGCTTTGGCTGCCCCCGATCCACGCTTTGCCGTTACCGACACCGCCGATTACGATCCCGTCACGGTCAACCAGCTGCCCGCCGATCCGCCGACCCTGAAGGTCGCCTATGGCACCGCGTCCGAGCGCCAATATGGCGAATTGCGGATGCCCAAGGGCAAGGGGCCGTTCCCGCTGGCGGTGCTCTATCACGGCGGGTGCTGGGCGGGGATGGGCGGCACCGTCAACCTTGCCCCGCTGGCGAGTTTCCTCGCCAGGAACGGTGTGGCGACCTGGTCGCCTTCCTACCGCGAATTGGGCTCGGACGGCGGCTGGCCGAATACCTTCAGCGACTGGGCGCAAGGGCTGATCCATGTGAAGGCGCTGGCCAAATCCTACCCGCTTGATCTGTCGCGGATCACGGTGATGGGCCATTCCGCCGGTGTGACGCCGGTGATGTGGCTGCCGACCGGGCACAAGGGCGATACCGCGATCAGCGCCGATCTGCCGCCGATCCGCGCTGCGGTCGCGCTCGACGGACCGCTGCGGATTGGCGATTTCGTCGGCATTGATCAGGCGGTCTGCGGCCAGCCGGTGATCGCTGCCATGATGGGCGGCACACCCGCCGAGCAGCCGACACGCTATGCGATGCTCGATCCGCTGGTGAACAAGCCGCTGGTGGGGCGCCTGCTGGTGGTCGACGGCGCGCTGCCCGAGCCCGATCCGGCGCTGATTGCCGGCCTGCGCGCGCAGGGCATCGCGGTCGAGGTGATCCGCGTGGCGCAGGATCAGCATTTCAACCATCTGGTGCCCGGCACGGCGGATTTTGCGGCTATCGGCCCGGCGCTGCTGGACATTGCCGGCGGTCGCTGA
- a CDS encoding CinA family protein produces the protein MILEELHPQALRIGALLRARGEKVAVADGATGGLIAGSLLTVPGALDFFVGGGVVYSFRARDVLFALPREAYKGMRGASADYALLQARAIRDNFGAQWGLAESGSVGGSSHPSGAPAGTSVAALAGPGGEHTRLLETASDDRIANMAAFTRNALALLEDALAQ, from the coding sequence GTGATCCTTGAAGAACTCCATCCGCAAGCCCTTCGCATCGGCGCCTTGCTGCGTGCGCGCGGCGAGAAGGTGGCGGTGGCTGACGGGGCGACGGGCGGGTTGATTGCCGGCAGCCTGCTGACCGTGCCGGGCGCGCTCGACTTTTTCGTGGGCGGCGGGGTGGTCTATTCCTTCCGCGCGCGCGACGTGCTGTTTGCGCTCCCGCGGGAGGCCTACAAGGGGATGCGCGGCGCCTCGGCGGACTACGCGCTGCTGCAAGCCCGAGCGATACGGGACAATTTCGGCGCGCAATGGGGGTTGGCCGAGAGCGGATCTGTGGGCGGTTCCAGCCACCCTTCCGGCGCGCCTGCGGGCACCAGCGTTGCCGCGCTGGCAGGGCCGGGGGGCGAGCACACCCGGCTTCTGGAAACCGCCTCGGACGACCGGATCGCCAACATGGCCGCCTTCACCCGCAACGCGCTGGCCCTGCTGGAAGACGCCCTCGCACAATAA